One window from the genome of Faecalibacterium sp. HTF-F encodes:
- the hisG gene encoding ATP phosphoribosyltransferase yields the protein MEFSLANLQPKERASFALRALYEAAGCRKYHMGRFEEYGLYQENRSFLSSEQVITFTDLDGRLLALKPDVTLSIAKTAQPAPGETLRYYYHENVYRPSAESHTFKEISQMGLEMLGAVGEAQVQQAVCLAARSLDALGAEWVLEVSHMGYLFGLFEALGVPDAARAKLLEKLREKNAHELRAAAGAAGLADAAADILCSVLSLCGSYADTLAKAAALCRNDAMRAAVAELEALAVPLEKAGGVIRLDMTLAGEMEYYNGLVFQGYLKALPRPLLKGGRYDLLMQKFTPGAGAIGFAVYLDELDRLSAPLPPVQKNSTDRVMLNVALPKGRLGDKVYDLLAGIGYGCPEDYNATRKLVVENPEAGIRYFLVKPSDVAIYVEHGAADVGIVGKDILTEASADVYELLDTGLGKCRMCVAAPADYQDDPSRPVRVATKFVSIAKSYYASMGRDIDIIKLNGSIELAPILGLSDVIVDIVETGTTLRENGLKVVTEFMPISARFIANKASYQFKHAEMDTMLEKLRAELQNKEEAK from the coding sequence CGAGCAGGTCATCACCTTCACCGATCTGGATGGCCGTCTGCTGGCCCTCAAGCCGGACGTGACCCTCTCCATTGCCAAGACGGCGCAGCCCGCCCCCGGCGAGACCCTGCGCTACTACTACCACGAGAACGTCTACCGCCCTTCCGCCGAGAGCCACACCTTTAAAGAGATCAGCCAGATGGGCCTTGAGATGCTGGGCGCGGTGGGCGAAGCACAGGTGCAGCAGGCGGTGTGTCTGGCGGCGCGGTCGCTGGATGCGCTGGGGGCCGAGTGGGTGCTGGAAGTGAGCCACATGGGCTACCTGTTCGGCTTGTTCGAGGCGCTGGGCGTGCCGGATGCCGCCCGCGCAAAGCTGCTGGAAAAGCTGCGGGAGAAAAACGCCCATGAGCTGCGGGCCGCAGCCGGAGCAGCCGGTCTTGCCGATGCCGCCGCCGACATCCTGTGCAGTGTGCTGAGCCTCTGCGGCAGCTATGCCGATACCCTTGCAAAGGCCGCTGCCCTGTGCCGCAATGACGCCATGCGCGCGGCGGTGGCCGAGCTGGAAGCGCTGGCTGTGCCGCTGGAAAAGGCGGGCGGCGTCATCCGGCTGGACATGACGCTGGCCGGTGAGATGGAATACTACAACGGCCTTGTGTTTCAGGGCTATCTGAAAGCCCTGCCCCGCCCCCTGCTCAAGGGCGGCCGCTACGACCTGCTGATGCAGAAGTTCACCCCCGGGGCCGGGGCCATCGGCTTTGCGGTCTATCTGGACGAGCTGGACCGCCTGAGCGCCCCGCTGCCGCCGGTGCAGAAGAACAGCACCGACAGGGTGATGCTGAATGTGGCCCTGCCCAAGGGCCGCCTGGGCGATAAGGTGTATGATCTGCTGGCGGGCATCGGCTACGGCTGCCCGGAGGACTACAACGCCACCCGCAAGCTGGTGGTGGAAAACCCGGAGGCCGGCATCCGCTACTTCCTTGTTAAGCCCAGCGATGTTGCCATCTATGTGGAGCACGGCGCCGCCGATGTGGGCATCGTGGGCAAGGATATCCTCACAGAGGCTTCTGCCGATGTGTACGAGCTGCTGGACACCGGCCTTGGCAAATGCCGCATGTGCGTTGCCGCCCCGGCCGATTACCAAGACGACCCCAGCCGCCCGGTGCGGGTGGCCACCAAATTCGTCAGCATCGCAAAGAGCTATTACGCATCCATGGGGCGGGACATCGATATCATCAAGCTGAACGGCTCCATTGAGCTGGCCCCCATTCTGGGCCTTTCGGACGTCATCGTGGATATCGTGGAGACCGGCACCACCCTGCGGGAGAACGGCCTGAAGGTGGTCACCGAGTTCATGCCCATCTCGGCCCGGTTCATTGCCAACAAGGCCAGCTACCAGTTCAAGCACGCCGAAATGGACACCATGCTGGAAAAGCTGCGGGCGGAACTGCAGAACAAGGAGGAAGCAAAATGA
- the hisD gene encoding histidinol dehydrogenase → MIKLYNFDELRPEEILNRDIRAEKNVEDVVDGIIADVRARGDEALKDYALKFDGAKIDALQVTQEEIDEAFAGMDPYFLETLREAAANIESFHRQQVHKNFVVNDKPGIVLGQKYTPIEKAGVYVPGGTAAYPSTVLMDVIPAKVAGVSEIVMTTPAGKDGRVNPVILAAAATAGVTRIFKTGGAQAVAALAYGTQSIPAVDKIVGPGNIYVATAKRKVFGKVGIDMIAGPSEILVLADGGCNPAWVAADLLSQAEHDKLASPVLVTDSPELAKAVQAELEVQIPQLPRAAIARASVDDNGKIILCTDLHKAIEACNIIAPEHLEVCVEDPFGVLNEIKNAGSIFLGRNVPEALGDYFAGPNHTLPTSGTARFSSPLGVDDFVKKSSFLYYTREALGEVAPRIADFAEREGLHAHARSVTIRYEK, encoded by the coding sequence ATGATCAAGCTGTATAACTTTGACGAGCTCAGGCCCGAAGAAATTTTGAACCGCGACATCCGCGCGGAAAAGAACGTGGAGGATGTGGTGGACGGCATCATTGCCGATGTGCGCGCCCGGGGCGATGAAGCCCTGAAGGATTATGCGCTGAAATTTGACGGCGCGAAGATCGATGCCCTGCAGGTGACGCAGGAGGAGATCGACGAGGCCTTTGCGGGCATGGATCCCTACTTCCTCGAGACCCTGCGCGAAGCCGCTGCCAACATCGAGAGCTTCCACCGCCAGCAGGTGCACAAGAATTTTGTGGTGAACGACAAGCCCGGCATCGTGCTGGGCCAGAAATATACCCCCATTGAGAAGGCCGGTGTCTATGTGCCCGGCGGCACGGCGGCCTATCCCTCCACCGTGCTCATGGACGTGATCCCGGCAAAGGTGGCGGGCGTGTCCGAGATCGTCATGACCACCCCCGCCGGCAAGGACGGCAGGGTGAACCCGGTCATCCTTGCCGCCGCTGCTACCGCAGGCGTGACCAGAATCTTCAAGACCGGCGGCGCACAGGCTGTGGCGGCTCTCGCCTACGGCACCCAGAGCATCCCCGCGGTGGATAAGATCGTTGGCCCCGGCAACATCTACGTTGCCACTGCCAAGCGCAAGGTGTTCGGCAAGGTGGGCATCGATATGATCGCCGGCCCCAGCGAAATTCTGGTGCTGGCCGACGGCGGCTGCAACCCCGCATGGGTGGCGGCAGACCTGCTGAGCCAGGCCGAGCACGACAAACTGGCAAGCCCGGTCCTCGTCACCGACAGCCCGGAGCTGGCCAAGGCCGTGCAGGCGGAGCTGGAGGTGCAGATCCCGCAGCTGCCCCGTGCCGCCATCGCCCGCGCCAGCGTGGACGACAACGGCAAGATCATCCTCTGCACCGACCTGCACAAGGCCATTGAGGCCTGCAACATCATTGCACCGGAACATCTGGAAGTGTGCGTGGAGGACCCCTTCGGCGTGCTGAACGAGATCAAAAACGCAGGCAGCATCTTCCTTGGCCGCAACGTGCCGGAAGCGCTGGGCGATTACTTTGCAGGCCCCAACCACACCCTGCCCACCAGCGGCACCGCCCGCTTCTCCAGCCCCTTGGGCGTAGACGACTTTGTAAAGAAGTCCAGCTTCCTCTACTACACCCGGGAAGCGCTGGGCGAAGTAGCCCCCCGCATCGCCGATTTTGCCGAGCGCGAGGGCCTGCACGCCCACGCCCGCAGCGTGACCATCCGATACGAGAAATAA
- the hisC gene encoding histidinol-phosphate transaminase yields the protein MSRFLSPTLAAVTPYTPGEQPQDQQYIKLNTNESPYLPSPAVIAAVSEHEVEKLRLYSDPACADLLKAAAAHFGLQPEQIMPGNGSDENLFFALRAFCDADHPLAYADITYGCYGVWCGLMHIPSHIIPLKEDFTLDPKDYYGLNQTIVLANPNAPTGIALPRAEIEGILKANPNNVVIVDEAYVDFGGESCVPLIDQYENLLVVQTFSKSRQLAGARLGLAMGNAKLIADLNRVKFSLNPYNINRLTLKAGQAALEDTAYFDRTRAAIVDTRAWTKQQLEQRGFAVLDSRSNFLFASTDRKDGGTLYKELKKNGILVRHFDAPRIQNWLRITIGTSEQMKIFVNTLDKIMEE from the coding sequence ATGAGTCGTTTTCTTTCTCCCACGCTGGCCGCTGTCACCCCCTACACCCCGGGTGAGCAGCCGCAGGATCAGCAGTACATCAAACTGAACACCAACGAAAGCCCCTATCTGCCCTCCCCGGCGGTGATCGCCGCCGTGAGCGAGCACGAGGTGGAAAAGCTGCGCCTTTACTCCGACCCCGCCTGTGCCGACCTGCTCAAGGCGGCCGCAGCCCATTTCGGTTTGCAGCCGGAGCAGATCATGCCCGGCAACGGCAGCGACGAGAACCTTTTCTTTGCGCTGCGTGCCTTCTGCGACGCAGACCACCCGCTGGCCTATGCCGACATTACCTACGGCTGCTACGGCGTGTGGTGCGGACTGATGCACATTCCCAGCCACATCATCCCGCTGAAAGAGGATTTCACCCTTGACCCGAAGGACTACTACGGCCTGAACCAGACCATCGTCCTTGCAAACCCCAACGCACCCACCGGCATTGCACTGCCCCGGGCGGAAATTGAGGGCATCCTGAAAGCGAACCCGAACAATGTGGTCATCGTGGACGAGGCCTATGTGGACTTTGGCGGCGAGAGCTGCGTGCCCCTCATCGACCAGTACGAGAACCTGCTGGTGGTGCAGACCTTTTCCAAGTCCCGGCAGCTGGCCGGTGCGCGGCTGGGGCTTGCCATGGGCAATGCAAAGCTCATTGCCGACCTGAACCGGGTCAAGTTCAGCCTGAACCCCTACAACATCAACCGCCTGACCCTGAAGGCCGGGCAGGCCGCGCTGGAAGACACCGCTTATTTTGACAGGACCCGCGCCGCCATCGTGGACACCCGCGCATGGACAAAACAGCAGCTGGAACAGCGCGGCTTTGCCGTGCTGGACAGCCGCTCCAACTTCCTGTTTGCGAGTACCGACCGGAAAGACGGCGGAACACTCTACAAAGAGTTGAAGAAAAACGGCATTCTGGTGCGCCACTTCGACGCGCCCCGCATCCAGAACTGGCTGCGCATCACCATTGGCACATCGGAACAGATGAAGATATTCGTGAACACACTGGATAAGATCATGGAGGAATGA
- the hisB gene encoding imidazoleglycerol-phosphate dehydratase HisB, translating to MPNRMISLERNTNETQIDLTLDLDGTGRYEVDTGCGFLNHMLELFARHGRFDLVLTCHGDVQVDYHHTTEDVGIALGQAFARALGDMRGIQRYGSFYLPMDEALILCAVDLSGRCTLNWDVHCRTEKVGDFDVECAKEFWLGFARSVPATVHFVQFAGENTHHILEACFKGAGHALGAAVKIDEAHKDEIPSTKGLLV from the coding sequence ATGCCGAACCGAATGATCTCGCTGGAACGCAACACCAATGAGACCCAGATCGACCTGACCCTTGATCTGGACGGCACCGGCCGCTACGAGGTGGACACCGGGTGCGGCTTTTTGAACCACATGCTGGAACTGTTCGCCCGCCATGGCCGTTTTGACTTAGTGCTCACCTGCCACGGCGATGTGCAGGTGGACTACCACCACACCACCGAGGATGTGGGCATTGCGCTGGGTCAGGCCTTTGCACGGGCACTGGGCGATATGCGCGGCATCCAGCGCTACGGCAGCTTCTACCTGCCCATGGACGAAGCGCTGATTTTGTGCGCCGTCGATCTTTCGGGCCGCTGCACCCTGAACTGGGACGTCCATTGCAGAACCGAAAAGGTGGGCGATTTTGACGTGGAGTGCGCGAAGGAATTCTGGCTGGGCTTTGCCCGCAGCGTGCCTGCCACTGTCCACTTTGTACAATTTGCGGGAGAAAATACCCACCACATCCTCGAGGCCTGCTTCAAGGGCGCAGGCCATGCACTGGGCGCGGCCGTGAAGATCGACGAAGCTCACAAGGACGAGATCCCTTCCACGAAAGGACTGCTGGTATGA
- the hisH gene encoding imidazole glycerol phosphate synthase subunit HisH: protein MIAIIDYGVGNLFSLKSSLKQLGLEAGVTADADTIRKADRLILPGVGAFADAMAKLEATGLVPVMKEEAEKKPLLGICLGMQLLFEKSYEYGEHEGLGFVKGEVCPLEPDLADKSLKVPQIGWNALHIVKDDPLFKYIREGEYVYYVHSYYGKKCTESTLAVSDYSIPVTGAVRAGRVYGTQFHPEKSGDTGLRILKAFSEL, encoded by the coding sequence ATGATCGCAATTATCGATTACGGCGTGGGCAACCTGTTCAGCCTGAAGTCCAGCCTGAAGCAGCTGGGGCTGGAAGCCGGTGTGACTGCGGACGCGGACACCATCCGCAAAGCCGACCGGCTCATCCTGCCGGGTGTGGGCGCTTTTGCCGACGCCATGGCAAAGCTGGAGGCAACAGGTCTTGTGCCGGTCATGAAAGAAGAAGCCGAAAAGAAGCCGCTGCTGGGCATCTGCCTCGGGATGCAGCTGCTGTTTGAAAAGAGCTACGAGTACGGTGAGCATGAAGGCCTTGGCTTTGTGAAGGGCGAGGTCTGCCCGCTGGAGCCCGACCTTGCGGACAAGAGCCTGAAGGTGCCGCAGATCGGCTGGAACGCCTTGCACATTGTAAAGGACGACCCTCTGTTCAAGTACATCCGTGAGGGCGAATACGTCTATTACGTCCACAGTTACTACGGCAAGAAATGTACGGAGAGTACACTGGCTGTGAGCGATTATTCCATTCCGGTCACCGGTGCGGTGCGGGCAGGCAGGGTGTACGGCACCCAGTTCCACCCGGAAAAGAGCGGCGACACCGGACTGCGGATCTTGAAGGCGTTTTCTGAATTGTGA
- the hisA gene encoding 1-(5-phosphoribosyl)-5-[(5-phosphoribosylamino)methylideneamino]imidazole-4-carboxamide isomerase has translation MQLFPAIDLRGGKVVRLTQGDYDRMTVYGEDPCAQAREFLAAGAKNLHVVDLDGAKDGTLSNYDTIAALAKQGGLYIEVGGGIRTEERIETYLSLGVGRCILGSVAVTDFDFTARMLQKYGDKIAVGVDAKDGYVAIHGWKEVSREPGVDFCRRLADAGCTAIIYTDIACDGAMKGTNLGLYRQLAEEVPGVAFTASGGISSEAELLELKKMGTAAAILGKSLYTGALDLARCVQLVQE, from the coding sequence ATGCAGCTATTTCCAGCCATTGACCTGCGGGGCGGCAAAGTGGTGCGTCTGACGCAGGGCGATTACGACCGCATGACCGTCTATGGTGAGGACCCCTGCGCACAGGCGCGGGAGTTCCTTGCAGCGGGGGCCAAAAATCTGCACGTCGTCGATCTGGACGGCGCAAAGGACGGCACCCTTTCCAACTACGATACCATTGCCGCGCTGGCAAAGCAGGGCGGTTTGTACATTGAGGTGGGCGGCGGCATCCGCACCGAGGAACGCATTGAAACATACCTCTCCCTCGGCGTGGGCCGCTGCATTCTGGGCAGCGTGGCGGTGACGGATTTTGACTTTACCGCTCGGATGCTGCAGAAATACGGCGATAAAATTGCCGTGGGTGTGGACGCCAAGGACGGCTATGTGGCCATCCATGGCTGGAAGGAGGTAAGCCGGGAGCCGGGCGTGGACTTCTGCAGGCGTCTGGCCGACGCCGGATGCACCGCCATCATCTACACGGACATTGCCTGCGACGGTGCCATGAAGGGCACCAATCTGGGCCTGTACCGCCAGCTGGCAGAGGAAGTGCCCGGCGTAGCCTTTACGGCCAGCGGCGGCATCTCGTCCGAAGCAGAGCTTCTGGAACTGAAAAAAATGGGCACTGCCGCTGCCATTTTGGGCAAGAGTCTGTACACCGGCGCACTGGACCTTGCGCGCTGCGTGCAGCTGGTGCAGGAGTGA
- the hisF gene encoding imidazole glycerol phosphate synthase subunit HisF has protein sequence MITKRIIPCLDVRNGRVVKGTNFEGIRDVADPVEMARMYNAAGADELVFYDITASFEGRALFTDILTRVASEIFIPLTVGGGINTLEDFDRVLKCGADKVSVNSGALKDPGLIPAAAQRYGNQCVVLSADVKRVDGQFRVFAKGGREDTGRDALDWISWCVDHGAGEICLNSIDTDGVRSGFDLEMLDAVAARVNVPIIASGGAGKKEDFLELFHHKGIDAGLAAGIFHQKLLTIRDLKEYLNANGVEMRL, from the coding sequence ATGATCACCAAACGCATTATTCCCTGTCTTGATGTGCGCAATGGCCGCGTGGTCAAGGGCACGAACTTTGAAGGCATCCGGGATGTGGCCGACCCGGTGGAAATGGCCCGCATGTACAACGCTGCCGGTGCCGACGAGCTGGTGTTCTACGATATCACCGCCAGCTTTGAGGGCCGGGCACTGTTTACGGATATCCTGACCCGCGTCGCCAGCGAAATTTTTATCCCGCTCACGGTGGGCGGCGGCATCAATACGCTGGAAGACTTCGACCGGGTGCTCAAGTGCGGTGCGGACAAGGTCAGCGTCAACTCGGGCGCATTGAAGGATCCCGGCCTTATCCCGGCGGCGGCACAGCGCTACGGCAACCAGTGTGTGGTGCTTTCTGCCGATGTAAAGCGGGTGGACGGCCAGTTCCGGGTGTTCGCCAAGGGCGGGCGCGAGGATACCGGCCGGGATGCACTGGACTGGATCAGCTGGTGCGTGGACCACGGCGCGGGCGAGATCTGCCTGAACAGCATCGATACCGACGGCGTGCGCAGCGGCTTCGACCTTGAGATGCTGGATGCAGTTGCGGCGCGGGTGAACGTGCCCATCATTGCCAGCGGCGGCGCAGGCAAAAAGGAAGACTTTCTGGAGCTGTTCCACCACAAGGGCATCGATGCAGGTCTTGCCGCGGGCATCTTCCACCAGAAGCTGCTGACCATCCGGGATCTGAAGGAATACCTCAACGCAAACGGCGTGGAGATGCGGCTGTAA
- the hisIE gene encoding bifunctional phosphoribosyl-AMP cyclohydrolase/phosphoribosyl-ATP diphosphatase HisIE yields MNLKFDEKGLIPAIVQDHYTKEVLTLAYMNAETLALTIAEGRTVFWSRSRQEIWRKGETSGNVQRVVSITADCDADALVVEVVKSGPACHTGAESCFFNEVYVSPELKQFSWQGLYELIKGRKTDPQEGSYTTYLFEKGKEKILKKVGEECTEVIIAGEKEDKEETVYEISDLAYHVLVLMVSAGITVEDVTRELEKRHVIDHKVKQERMQ; encoded by the coding sequence ATGAATCTGAAATTTGATGAAAAGGGCCTGATCCCTGCCATCGTGCAGGACCACTACACCAAAGAGGTGCTCACCCTCGCATACATGAACGCCGAGACGCTGGCACTCACCATCGCCGAGGGCCGCACTGTGTTCTGGAGCCGCAGCCGTCAGGAGATCTGGCGCAAGGGCGAGACCAGCGGCAATGTGCAGCGGGTGGTGTCCATCACCGCCGACTGCGACGCAGATGCTCTGGTGGTGGAAGTGGTCAAATCCGGCCCTGCCTGCCACACTGGCGCCGAGAGCTGCTTCTTCAACGAAGTATACGTCTCGCCGGAGCTGAAGCAGTTCAGCTGGCAGGGCCTGTACGAGCTCATCAAGGGCCGCAAGACCGATCCGCAGGAGGGCAGCTATACCACCTACCTGTTTGAGAAGGGCAAGGAGAAGATCCTGAAAAAGGTGGGCGAAGAGTGCACCGAGGTCATTATTGCGGGCGAAAAAGAGGATAAGGAAGAAACCGTTTACGAGATCAGCGATCTTGCCTACCATGTTCTGGTGCTGATGGTCAGCGCCGGCATCACGGTGGAGGATGTGACCCGTGAACTGGAAAAACGTCACGTCATTGACCACAAGGTCAAACAGGAAAGGATGCAGTGA
- a CDS encoding histidinol-phosphatase HisJ family protein — MADYKKSSVHCHSTMCDGKNTLQDMASAACAQGLTTLGFTGHSYTQRDREYCMSPSRTAQYKATIAKLKAEYRGKVDILCGIEWDILSEDKRTGYDYWIGSAHHLYGKNTGKYYEIDFRPQDLWDCINDDFDADPLAAVEAYFAEVEKVAALKPDILAHIDLIKKLNANGEFFDEESPRYKAAALKALQAAKANDCLLEVNTGSVYRGYRKDFYPGPWLLGEWQKMGGKVIITSDSHDINSLTFGFDEAAAAIKAAGFTSVQVLTGNGFETQEL; from the coding sequence ATGGCAGATTATAAGAAGTCCAGTGTCCATTGCCACTCCACCATGTGCGATGGCAAAAATACCTTACAGGATATGGCAAGTGCTGCATGTGCGCAGGGCTTGACCACGCTGGGCTTCACCGGCCATAGCTACACCCAGCGCGACCGCGAATACTGCATGAGCCCCAGCCGTACCGCCCAGTACAAGGCCACCATCGCAAAGCTCAAGGCCGAATACAGGGGCAAGGTGGATATCCTGTGCGGCATCGAGTGGGACATCCTGAGCGAGGACAAGCGCACCGGCTACGATTACTGGATCGGCAGCGCACACCACCTGTACGGCAAGAACACCGGCAAGTATTATGAGATCGACTTCCGTCCGCAGGACCTGTGGGACTGCATCAACGACGACTTTGACGCAGATCCGCTGGCCGCAGTGGAAGCCTACTTTGCCGAGGTGGAAAAGGTGGCTGCCCTCAAGCCGGATATTCTGGCCCACATCGACCTGATCAAGAAGCTGAATGCCAACGGCGAGTTCTTCGACGAAGAGTCGCCCCGCTACAAGGCCGCTGCCCTCAAGGCCCTGCAGGCCGCAAAGGCGAACGACTGCCTGCTGGAAGTGAACACCGGCAGTGTGTACCGCGGCTACCGCAAGGACTTCTACCCCGGCCCGTGGCTGCTGGGCGAGTGGCAGAAGATGGGCGGCAAGGTCATCATCACCTCGGACTCTCACGACATTAACAGCCTGACCTTCGGCTTTGACGAAGCTGCCGCCGCCATCAAGGCAGCAGGTTTTACCAGTGTGCAGGTGCTCACTGGTAACGGTTTTGAGACGCAGGAGCTGTAA
- a CDS encoding MATE family efflux transporter, producing MTHAQPQKKSLWNMNVDLMHGPIFKSLLLFMLPILVSNLFQQLYNTVDTMIVGNVLGDTALAAIGSCGSIYELLVGFGIGIGNGLAIVAARSYGAQDEDLLKRTVTGSIVIGLIASLVITAAGFFGLRPLLQLLDTPAEILEEAYSYIIVIDLGVIVMFLYNLCAGLLRAIGNSVMPLVFLLISSALNVGLDLWFIAGVGMGVRGAAVATVIAQGISVVLCILYVLAKVRILIPEKKHLAVGSHLYWELFSQSISMGLMSSIVSAGSVVLQYGINGLGTLTIAGHTAARKLFAFTDMPLISMANAGSTFVSQNRGANQPDRVRRGMRQMYLYSVVVTIAAVFLMKFGAEWMVRLISGSTEPIVLENGARYLLWNAPFYAVLGVLLCTRYALQSLGQKVLPLFSSVIELVGKVIFVLVFIPKFQYNAVILCEPIIWCFMALYLVLVYLHEPFVFPKK from the coding sequence ATGACCCACGCGCAGCCCCAAAAGAAAAGTTTATGGAACATGAATGTGGACCTGATGCACGGGCCTATTTTTAAAAGCCTGCTGCTCTTCATGCTGCCCATTCTGGTTTCCAATCTGTTCCAGCAGCTCTACAACACGGTGGATACCATGATCGTGGGCAATGTGCTGGGCGACACGGCCCTTGCCGCCATTGGCTCCTGCGGCTCCATCTACGAGCTTCTGGTGGGTTTTGGCATCGGCATCGGCAACGGCCTTGCCATCGTTGCGGCGCGCTCCTACGGCGCACAGGACGAAGACCTGCTCAAGCGCACCGTGACCGGCTCCATCGTCATTGGGCTGATCGCATCGCTGGTCATCACGGCGGCGGGCTTTTTCGGGCTGCGTCCCCTGCTGCAGCTGCTGGACACCCCGGCAGAGATCCTGGAAGAAGCCTACAGCTACATCATCGTCATTGATCTTGGCGTGATCGTCATGTTCCTGTACAACCTGTGCGCCGGTCTGCTGCGCGCCATCGGCAACAGCGTGATGCCGCTGGTGTTCCTGCTCATCAGCTCGGCGCTGAACGTGGGGCTGGATCTGTGGTTCATTGCGGGTGTTGGCATGGGCGTGCGGGGCGCAGCGGTAGCAACGGTCATTGCACAGGGCATTTCGGTGGTGCTGTGCATCCTATATGTGCTGGCAAAGGTGCGCATCCTCATCCCGGAGAAAAAGCACCTTGCCGTGGGCTCCCACCTCTATTGGGAGCTGTTCAGCCAGAGCATTTCCATGGGCCTGATGAGCAGCATCGTCTCGGCGGGCTCTGTGGTGCTGCAGTACGGCATCAACGGTCTGGGCACCCTGACCATCGCAGGCCACACCGCCGCCCGTAAGCTGTTCGCCTTTACGGATATGCCGCTGATCTCCATGGCGAATGCAGGCTCTACCTTCGTCTCCCAGAACCGCGGCGCAAACCAGCCCGACCGTGTGCGCAGGGGAATGCGGCAGATGTATCTGTATTCCGTGGTGGTGACGATCGCGGCGGTCTTCCTGATGAAGTTTGGCGCGGAATGGATGGTGCGGCTCATCTCCGGCTCCACGGAGCCCATCGTGCTGGAAAACGGTGCGCGGTACCTGCTGTGGAACGCACCGTTCTATGCGGTGCTGGGGGTGCTGCTGTGCACCCGCTACGCGCTGCAGAGCCTTGGCCAGAAGGTCCTGCCGCTGTTCTCCAGCGTGATCGAGCTGGTGGGCAAGGTGATCTTTGTGCTGGTGTTCATCCCGAAATTCCAGTACAATGCGGTCATTCTGTGCGAGCCCATCATCTGGTGCTTCATGGCGCTGTATCTGGTGCTGGTGTATCTGCACGAGCCCTTTGTGTTCCCGAAAAAATAA
- a CDS encoding phosphoribosyltransferase, translated as MINMVKLPTKKSDLFLRVAKGHFATSHSHINYYIDVTTQKSRLSEARAVAKELVSAYQHSTIVDTVLCLDGTQVIGTCLANELTKDGFANMNAHQTIYVITPEYTTGSQIILRDNLAPMVKGKHVLILAASLTTGYTVQAAVEAVNYYGGMVAGLSAIFATTHECMGYEVTSIFDPSSLPDYASFDSRDCPMCKAGQHIDALVNSFGYSAL; from the coding sequence ATGATCAACATGGTAAAGCTTCCCACCAAGAAAAGCGACTTGTTCCTGCGCGTGGCAAAGGGCCACTTTGCTACCAGCCACAGCCATATCAACTACTACATCGACGTCACTACCCAGAAGTCCCGTCTTTCCGAGGCCAGAGCCGTGGCAAAGGAGCTGGTTTCCGCCTACCAGCACAGTACCATCGTGGATACCGTGCTCTGTCTGGACGGCACGCAGGTCATCGGCACCTGCCTTGCCAACGAGCTGACCAAGGACGGCTTTGCCAACATGAACGCCCACCAGACCATCTATGTCATCACACCGGAGTACACCACCGGCAGCCAGATCATTCTGCGCGACAATCTGGCCCCCATGGTCAAGGGCAAGCATGTGCTCATTCTGGCCGCTTCCCTCACCACCGGCTACACCGTGCAGGCCGCTGTGGAAGCCGTGAACTACTACGGCGGCATGGTGGCGGGCCTTTCTGCCATCTTCGCCACCACCCACGAGTGCATGGGCTATGAGGTCACCTCGATCTTCGACCCCTCCAGCCTGCCGGACTACGCCAGCTTCGACAGCCGCGACTGCCCCATGTGCAAGGCCGGCCAGCACATCGATGCGCTGGTGAACAGCTTTGGCTATTCGGCGCTGTAA